Proteins encoded in a region of the Octopus sinensis linkage group LG8, ASM634580v1, whole genome shotgun sequence genome:
- the LOC115214774 gene encoding uncharacterized protein LOC115214774, translated as MRVHLLGDSMSAAFAQDILALGEGKVPRNDKDDKSISELCNTVDNPSDLLETVFPNLESNYADINWLSERTIQAPKNVAVSAINNQLISRIPGEERIYKSIDQTSDPKDIVNYPIEFLNSLEPAGLPPHILRLRVGCPIMLIRNLLPPK; from the coding sequence ATGCGTGTGCACTTGCTTGGTGATAGCATGTCTGCAGCCTTTGCTCAAGACATTTTAGCCCTTGGAGAAGGCAAGGTCCCTAggaatgataaagatgataaatCCATCTCTGAACTGTGCAACACAGTGGACAACCCTTCCGATCTTTTAGAAACAGTGTTCCCCAATCTGGAAAGTAATTATGCTGACATCAATTGGCTCAGTGAAAGAACCATCCAGGCCCCCAAAAACGTAGCTGTCAGTGCTATCAACAACCAACTCATAAGCCGAATTCCAGGTGAGGAGCGCATCTACAAATCGATTGACCAGACCTCTGACCCCAAAGACATTGTCAATTACCCTATCGAGTTTCTCAACTCACTGGAGCCAGCAGGGCTTCCACCTCACATTCTTAGGCTAAGGGTTGGATGTCCAATTATGCTAATCAGAAACTTGCTTCCGCCTAAATAG